The DNA segment CCATAGTTCATCTCGTAAGCGACCATGGCTCGATTCAGGTTGGCAAGATTTTCGCTGCAGCGATTACGACGCGCGATTTCACGCATTGCCTGGACCGCCGGTAGCGTCATCCCCAGAAGGACTCCGATGATGGCTATGACGACGAGCAATTCGACCAGCGTAAAGGCCGCCCGAGGCACTCGATAAAAGGTTCGTTGAGAGGTTGGTTGGTTCGACATGCTATTCGCTGGACGGTTGGGCGGAGATGCTAAAACGGCGAGAAAGAGACTGCAACGTTCGCTCTCCCGCGTTGATAGAAGCCGTTAACTGATAGGCCTGTTTCTCGTCTTCGGTTTGTTTAATCACGACTTGCTGTCGCCATTTGGAATCAGGAGAATTTAACACAAGCGCAAACTCGGAAGCTTCGTTCGATGCGTTGGCAGGTAGCGGGCTGTCAAAGGACTGGCGTGCGCTAAGCCAATCTTCAGCGCCTGCTAACATCGCTTGAAGCGATTGTTGTCGTTGCTGTTGGAGGTTCTCTTTGCGAAAACCCAGTTGCTGACTGGTGATCGCGGTCACTGCGCCTGCAAGTCCCAGCAGCAACAGCATGATTAGAATCAGCTGGCTGCTGCCGCGGCGCGGTTGCCATGTCCGGGGTCGATAGGTCAGAGGAAGCGATGGCATGGTTTTCATGGGCTCCACTTCGTGGGGTCTGCGGAAGGGAGGACGACGTCCATATGTCCGCTGGGTGGCTGCTGTTTTTGCGATTCCCATTGAAACTGCACGATGTCGTCTTTGATCTGCCAGTTTGTGGTCCACTCTGCAGGCAGCACGAATCCCTCACGAGCGACGGTTTTGTCGTCGACGATTTTTTCCTTCTGGATTCGTTCCGGAAAAATGGAATAGCGAATGGCATATTCCTCCGATTTGCAAAGCAGTAAATCCCCTTCGGTGGTGCATTCTTGTGCGTTGGTTATCTCTTGCAACAGATCCTGTTGCAGGCGATTCAGTTCATGCATTTGCTGCATGTTGGCTTGTACTTGGTTTTGCGTTTCGCTCATCCAACTTAACAGTTGGGTTGCGATTCCCGCAATAATCATCAGGACGGCCGTCGCCAGCAAGGTTTCCAGGATCGTGAATCCGCGGGAAACACTTCGGCGTGCAGGGTTCAAGCCATTTCTTGGCTGAAGGCGATCGTTTGGTTGGCAATGGGTACGGATCATTGGTCCTCCTCCTTAAAACGCCATAGATCGGAAGTCCGCGTCATTTGTTTGGAGGCGTCCGAGACTCGTACCGTGATCTGCTTTCCCTGAACTTCCGCCGCTTCAAATTCGCGTACTTCGATTGCTAGTTCGTAATTGTCTGGCAGCGATTTTTCGATGGACGGCCATGAGGCGACATCTGAATTCAATTTCTCAAAGGGAATTTTCTGAAGACGCGCGGCGACGTTGTCTGAGCTGACTTGGCAGTACCACCATTGCCAGTTGGATTGTTGGTTGCGGCGTGCCGTCGCCACGTATTTGGTGATGCCGACCACCGCCGTAGCCAGCAGGGACAGCGCCACCACGGTTTCGATAAGGTTCCAGCCTCGGCGGTTGCGTAAAACGCTCATGAAGGAGCCAGCCCCGTGATCAAAGTCGTTAAGAAGAGAAACAGGTAGTGGCCAACGGCAAGGACAACGGTTCCGCACACAATGACGCTAAGTGGGAACAAGATCGCGGTCGCTGAATTGAATCGCATCTGAGCACGACGTTGTAGGTCGCGTCCGATTTGACGCAATGAACTTGCCAGATGATCGGTTTTGGTTGCCGCCTCAATCCACGTTGCGGATCGCCGTGGAATCAATCCTGAACTGCTAAGTGCTAGGCTCAGCGGCATGCCTTGTTCTGTCTTCGTCGCTGCCAGTCTGAGTGACCGCACGGCACCAGGATCGCGGTAGGTCGCGATCAGGGAGTGCAACGCCTGGGAGGATTCCTGGCCTGCATCGACAGCGGCGGCCAGACCATTCAGCCATTCCGATTGACGTTGGGCACGTTTGATTGGGACGCTAAATGGCAGCAACCACCGAAGCCACTGCCAATTGGTTAACCAGTACGTCAAGCGAAGCATCCCCCAGCCAAACATCAGCATGATGCTGATTATGGGGACGTTAATGAAACCGAGCGTAAACCAATGGTTATCCAACGCCGGTGAACCAAGATCAAACTCTTCTATCATTTCTTTCATCGTGGGTACGATGAAAGTGACCAAAAAGAGAATCAGAAGATTGATAAACAACATCACCGTAAAGAAATAGCTCCAGAGCGGTGTTGCGGAGTATTGGTCGTCGGCGTCCAGACGGACACCACCTAGCAGAACCTCTCGCTTGCTGGCCGTTGACCAAGTCGAATCTTTTTTGTGTTGGATTGCCAGCAGCGTTTCAGTCTCCAGTGGAATTTGCAGCCAGTGTATGAGGGGGACGAGGTCCGCGCCGCGTTCCAATCCGATCGCAAATGCATTTGCTTGGGCACCGAGGAATGTCGCGTTCCTCGCGCCAAAGCCGTTTGCGACTTTTGTGATGGAGCCTTCGTTTCGACAGGCCAAGCGGATCGATTCATTCAGCGTTTGAACCGCTTCGCGATGACTTAGCGAACGCCACTGGAACATCACTCCGATAAAGATTGCCGAGAAAACAAAGGTTACAAAGATGGGCAGAAAAATGGCGGGCAGCGTGAGGCACAAACCGTAAATGACGATTCGGTAAAAGATCTCCAGCCCTTGGCGGGCCGGGATTCGCTCCGGGGGGATTGCACCTTGACCGGCCAACCAGCGGATCGCGTAAAGCACCGCCATGACAACGATGCCAAGGATCGAAATTCCCAAGAAAAATAGTTGCATCCCGATCATCATAGACCTCCCAACATGCCAATGAGGACCTGAATGCGACTGATCGCAATGGTGTAGCCGCTCCAAGCCATCGCCGCTGCAACGGTGAAAACCACCGGTGGGAAGGCGGTTCGCAAGCGACGCGTCTGACGGTCTGCGGAGCGGATGAAATTGTCGGCCGCCAATCGCCAGCCCTCCGCGGGTGCGGTGGCCGTTCGACTGGAAACCATCGCTGCCATTAAGCCGTTGGACATGTTCTGACGTTCAAGAACTTCATCGATCGCCATTCCTTGGTCCAGGCGGTCTGCGATCGCGCGAAGACCCGCCGCGGTGAGTGGATTGGTTGCGACCGCCGCGGTTTCCCGGAAACTGTCACTGTAGGAACGGCCTGCCGCCAGCGAGCGGCTGATGCCGTCGCTCCACTCGCTCGATTCGATGGTTGAATACGTTTTGCCCACCATCGGAATCCGCCCGAGTAGCCACGTGGCGATCGGCCCAATCAAGGGAAGGCGTCGCATTGCACATAAGAAATAGACAACCCAGGCAAGCCACGTCAGACCGACCGACAATACAAAACAAAGCCACCAGAGAACGTAATGGCCCATGGGGGTTTCCAGTTGGAATTCGTCCAACATCGATTGAATCTGATGATTGGTGTAGACCAGCAAAGCCATCGTTGCCCCCAACGCGACCGTCATGATCAGTGCGGTGCCTAGAAGTAAGCGGCGAATTTGAGTTCGCTGGCGATTCAAACCTTCGCTAACGGACAGGTAATCGCTTAGCGAACCGATCGCCTGGGCTGGTCCTGAGGCGACGGACGCAAAGAACCGTTCGCGTTCGCTTGTCCGGTCGGTCGAAGGGGATTCGCCTCGTTCAATTTTGGCTGCCAGTTCTAGCAGGTCCGCACGTTTGCGCCGGCCGCGAGTTTCTCCGGCCGCGGCGCGAAGGGCCGCCGGAATCGGTTCGCCAGCTTCGGCCAACTGCAGCAATGTAGGAAGTGAGTGTGACATTTAGAGAACCTCGCCTAGTTCTCGATAAATCGGAAACAGCACGGCAAGCAGGTAACTGGTGACGCAGCAGCCTCCGATGACAACGACAATTGCCGTAGGAATCCAATGGACCAACCAACGAAATCGATCGACCTGCAATTGGCGGTACCAGACCGCTAAATTTTTCAGTTGAGGGATCGCCGCGTCGGGTGCGATCCCGACCGACGAGGCATCGACGGTGGTATCGCTGCGAAGGTGTCCCAGCAGGTACTTCAGCATCGGCGGGAGTCCGGACTGGGCGGGGCCACTGGCGCCCGCGTTGTGAGCTTGGACCCATTGCGGCATTTCGCCAGCCAATTGGCGATCCCCCGCCAGTTGGGCTGCGTAGGGGAGGGCCTTGTTGAGGGGCAAATCCGAATCAAGTTCCCAGGCCAGCGTATCACAGAACAGTGCCAACCTTCCGAACCGTCCGGGCAACCGTGCAAGCTTTAATAGAATGACCATCAATCCCAACGCTACCAGCGGGAGCACCCACCAATAACCACTAAGGATTGTCACGATATTTACGGGCCCGGCGAAATGTTCGGTCGCCTGCAACAGGTTCTGGAAATGGGCCACGGTAAACCACAGCACCGCACACCCCAGTACAAGGGTAAAGGCTGGGTAGATGTAAGCGACGAAGGCGGTCGTTCGTAGGCTTCTCCGCTGCCTAAGCAAGATCGCCAACTGACGCAGGCCTTCGACATTCCCGGTTTCGGCGGCCAGTTGAATCGCCGCCTTTCCTTGGCCGCTCAGTTTCGGAGAGAGTCGTTCAAATCCTTCGCCTAGGGAACGTCCGGCTTCCAGGTCCGTTCGGAGCGATTGGGCGGCTCGTTTTAAACGTCCCAATTGGCCCGTTTCGATCGCAAGCAGTTCGGGAACCAATGGCCGGTTACTTTGGATCATTGCCGCGATTTCATCGAGCAGCGTCGCTAATTCCGGTTCGGAAAGGGCAATCGATTTGCGTTCAGACATGAGCGCCCTTGAAAAAGGCTGATAGATGACAATCCAACTTGTAGCGTTTCAGTGTATCACTTGTCGGGGGGGCAAGGTCTTTCAGAGAACGACAAATCAAGCCAGAATAGGGAAGAGCTCCCTTCCTTGTTCACACTCCCCAGGAACGATTCCAAATGCCTTCGGTTTTAGCAATTGCAGCCCATCCTGATGATATTGAATTCTTGATGGCAGGCACGATGTTGCTCTTAAAAGATAAAGGGTGGGACCTGCACTACATGAACGTGGCCGATGGGTCGCGTGGGTCAACGGTATTGTCGTCATCTGATTGTGCGTCGACGCGGTTGAAAGAAGCCCGCGCCGCCGCAGAACAGATGGGGGCTACCTTTTATCCCCCAATTGGCCGCGATATGGAACTTCGATACACCCATGAAATGTTCCGGCAAATTGCGGCCGTCGTCCGGCAAGCGAAACCATCCGTCCTCCTGACACATGCTCCGGTCGACTACATGGAGGATCACGAAGCCGTTTGCCGGTTGGCGGTAGCCTCCGCGTTTGCTCACGGAATGCCGAACTTCGAAACGATGCCAGCGGTCGATCCCTATTATGAACCGCTGACGGTCTACCACGCCCAACCGCATGGCAACCGGACTCCGATGGGCCAGCGAGTCCATCCGCACTTCTGGATCAATACGGAATCGGTCCTGGAACGTAAAGAAGCAGCCTTGGGGGAACATCGCAGTCAGAAAGAATGGTTGGATGAAAGTCAGGGAATGGACTCGTACGTTCAAACGATGAAAGATCTGGGCGAGGATTCCGGCAAGATGTCGGGACGCTTCACTTACGCAGAAGGTTGGCGAAGACGCGAGCATTGGGGATTTTGTGGACCCGATGATGATCCGCTTCGCGACGTTTTGGCGGACTACCTGGCGCCTGGCGTCAGCCGCGATGCTTGATGTTTGGCTAGTCGTTTCTCGATTCCCAGTGGTGTGTGATGCAACGGTCTGAATTGACTGCACGGCGTTGTCAGGCTTGTGAGGGGGGGATCCCCGCCCTGCAGGAACCTGCAATCCGATCGATGTTGGCTGCGGTTCCCGAGTGGAATTGGGTTCCCGGTGAAAACTGCATCGAACGTCGCTGGAAATTGAAAAATTTCGTGCAGGCGGTCGCTTGGCTGCAGACGGTCGCCGACATCGCCGAAGCGGAACAGCATCACCCGGATCTGCATCTAACGGGATATCGGAACTTGAAAATCGTGCTTACGACCCATGCAATCGAGGGGCTGAGCGAAAACGATTTTATTGTCGCCGCCCATATCGATGCGGCGTGGGAGGCGGCCGCCAAGGAGGCCGACAACCATGCGACGTGATCGAGCCTTAGCCTTGTTGACCGAGTGCACCGGAGATGACATCTGGTCTCCGGAGCACTGCCGCAAGGCTGGTGTTCCGGAATCGTGGATCGACGAACTGTCCGAAGCTTACGAATCGGGTTTTCAGAGCGACCGGCAAACGATTTATTATCAAGAAAAGGTCGTCAATCAGTATCACGGGATCCGCGATATTGAACTGGCCAAAAAACTGGGAACGGTCCTGGGAATCGACGTCCCTCAAACGATTGCGTTTTCCCTGCGTCCAAGCGATGCAGTGAATGCGATTTGGCAAGCGGTCTTCGAAGGCTGAACAAAAAGCCCTCTCGGCGGCGAAGCTTTAAGTGTCGCCTTCCGCTCGAGACGTGAAATTTGTTGATGACGAAAGTCGACAATCACTAAATCCCAACCCGCCGCGTAAGCGAGGGATTATGGACCGTGTTCCCGGTCCCTCGCTTACGCAGTGGGTTGGGATTTTCTAATGCGTTGCCGCTCAGCCGCACGCCAATTCGGAAACCGTCACGAATAGATTGCACGTCGCCCGCGAAAGGCGACATTGCCCCGGCTGGGATGGCTTGTTCCTACAGGCCGCCGCAGAGTGCTGGAGGTTCATAGAAGCCCAGCTGCGTCGACCCATAGCGGCGGATGTCCCACGGTTCAAGCGGAAGTTGTTCCATGTCCCAGTGTCCGTCGGTTTCGGTAACCACGACACTCCCCTGGGGCGCGTGTTCGGCGATCCAGCGAAGCATGTCGAACATCTGATCGACTTTTTCTTCCCAGAAAATATAGGGAGGGCAGACAAACACGATCCAGGGCTTCGGTTCTTCTTCTTCGCTCATCATGTGGCGCGACATCCGGAACGCGTCCCCGATGACCACTTTGACTTTTTCTTGGGCATCGAGCGAATCGATGGCGGTTTGGATCGATTTTGCCATCGGACGATTCCATTCAAAGCAAACGGCTCGCTCGGCTCCTCGACTGACCGCTTCAATCCCTAAGATTCCTGTTCCGGCGAACAGGTCCCAGGCGATGGCCCCTTGGACGGCATGTTTTCCGAGGACATTAAACAAATTTTCGCGGACGCTGTCCTTCATCGGCCGAGTTGAACGTTGACCGTTGTAGCGGATTTGGCGGCCCCCCATCGAACCACCGATCACGCGGAGATTGGTGGGGCCAATGGTTTTTAGCGTATCGGCCGATTTACGGGTCGTTCGAGTTCGCGTCTTTCGCGGTCCTGCCATACACTAAGTCTCCAAGTACGGGTTTTGACTCCGAAAGCGGGGGTATGCCCAGTAAACCATTCGTCAGTCTGTTGCGTAGTGTAGGGCATGAGAACTCTTATTCAAAACAGCCCCTTGTGGCGTCGTTCAATGTTGGTCGGACTTTCCCCTAGCCGTTTGTTGGCTCGCCTCACCCTGGTGGCGGCTGTCGGGTTCTTCGGAGGGGGCTGGGGGACGGCTGCGCCGGCGGCCGCTCAGGAGAAATTAGAGGAAGAAACGGTCGTCGAAACGACTGTCGAAACCGAAGAGGCGGCTGAACCCGCCACCGAAACGCCGGAAACGACCGAAACCGCTGAGGCTTCCGATCCGGACGATTCGGCGCCAAATGAATTCCTGAAAGATCCGGTCGCCGCGGCACTGCAGAAAGAGTACGAGCGGTTGCGGGTTGCCTGGGTCGAAGAGATGTCTGCGATGCAAACGGCCCTGATTCGGTTCCACGATGGAAGTGAAGAAGATGCTGCGGCGCGGATTCAGGTTTATCGGGAACACCAGCCAGCGGCCCGCCAAGCCTATTCCGCGTTGCTGGATCATGTTGTCAAAATGTTGGAATACAACAGCGATGGAGGCGGGTTCCTGTGGGAATTTATCGCTCGCACGATCGATCACCGCGGAAATGTCGATTGGTATGAGGGGCTGACTCC comes from the Roseimaritima multifibrata genome and includes:
- a CDS encoding type II secretion system F family protein, giving the protein MSERKSIALSEPELATLLDEIAAMIQSNRPLVPELLAIETGQLGRLKRAAQSLRTDLEAGRSLGEGFERLSPKLSGQGKAAIQLAAETGNVEGLRQLAILLRQRRSLRTTAFVAYIYPAFTLVLGCAVLWFTVAHFQNLLQATEHFAGPVNIVTILSGYWWVLPLVALGLMVILLKLARLPGRFGRLALFCDTLAWELDSDLPLNKALPYAAQLAGDRQLAGEMPQWVQAHNAGASGPAQSGLPPMLKYLLGHLRSDTTVDASSVGIAPDAAIPQLKNLAVWYRQLQVDRFRWLVHWIPTAIVVVIGGCCVTSYLLAVLFPIYRELGEVL
- a CDS encoding 4a-hydroxytetrahydrobiopterin dehydratase produces the protein MQRSELTARRCQACEGGIPALQEPAIRSMLAAVPEWNWVPGENCIERRWKLKNFVQAVAWLQTVADIAEAEQHHPDLHLTGYRNLKIVLTTHAIEGLSENDFIVAAHIDAAWEAAAKEADNHAT
- a CDS encoding type II secretion system F family protein; the encoded protein is MSHSLPTLLQLAEAGEPIPAALRAAAGETRGRRKRADLLELAAKIERGESPSTDRTSERERFFASVASGPAQAIGSLSDYLSVSEGLNRQRTQIRRLLLGTALIMTVALGATMALLVYTNHQIQSMLDEFQLETPMGHYVLWWLCFVLSVGLTWLAWVVYFLCAMRRLPLIGPIATWLLGRIPMVGKTYSTIESSEWSDGISRSLAAGRSYSDSFRETAAVATNPLTAAGLRAIADRLDQGMAIDEVLERQNMSNGLMAAMVSSRTATAPAEGWRLAADNFIRSADRQTRRLRTAFPPVVFTVAAAMAWSGYTIAISRIQVLIGMLGGL
- a CDS encoding type II secretion system F family protein, which translates into the protein MQLFFLGISILGIVVMAVLYAIRWLAGQGAIPPERIPARQGLEIFYRIVIYGLCLTLPAIFLPIFVTFVFSAIFIGVMFQWRSLSHREAVQTLNESIRLACRNEGSITKVANGFGARNATFLGAQANAFAIGLERGADLVPLIHWLQIPLETETLLAIQHKKDSTWSTASKREVLLGGVRLDADDQYSATPLWSYFFTVMLFINLLILFLVTFIVPTMKEMIEEFDLGSPALDNHWFTLGFINVPIISIMLMFGWGMLRLTYWLTNWQWLRWLLPFSVPIKRAQRQSEWLNGLAAAVDAGQESSQALHSLIATYRDPGAVRSLRLAATKTEQGMPLSLALSSSGLIPRRSATWIEAATKTDHLASSLRQIGRDLQRRAQMRFNSATAILFPLSVIVCGTVVLAVGHYLFLFLTTLITGLAPS
- a CDS encoding RsmD family RNA methyltransferase, whose protein sequence is MAGPRKTRTRTTRKSADTLKTIGPTNLRVIGGSMGGRQIRYNGQRSTRPMKDSVRENLFNVLGKHAVQGAIAWDLFAGTGILGIEAVSRGAERAVCFEWNRPMAKSIQTAIDSLDAQEKVKVVIGDAFRMSRHMMSEEEEPKPWIVFVCPPYIFWEEKVDQMFDMLRWIAEHAPQGSVVVTETDGHWDMEQLPLEPWDIRRYGSTQLGFYEPPALCGGL
- a CDS encoding PulJ/GspJ family protein, which codes for MIRTHCQPNDRLQPRNGLNPARRSVSRGFTILETLLATAVLMIIAGIATQLLSWMSETQNQVQANMQQMHELNRLQQDLLQEITNAQECTTEGDLLLCKSEEYAIRYSIFPERIQKEKIVDDKTVAREGFVLPAEWTTNWQIKDDIVQFQWESQKQQPPSGHMDVVLPSADPTKWSP
- a CDS encoding PIG-L deacetylase family protein; protein product: MPSVLAIAAHPDDIEFLMAGTMLLLKDKGWDLHYMNVADGSRGSTVLSSSDCASTRLKEARAAAEQMGATFYPPIGRDMELRYTHEMFRQIAAVVRQAKPSVLLTHAPVDYMEDHEAVCRLAVASAFAHGMPNFETMPAVDPYYEPLTVYHAQPHGNRTPMGQRVHPHFWINTESVLERKEAALGEHRSQKEWLDESQGMDSYVQTMKDLGEDSGKMSGRFTYAEGWRRREHWGFCGPDDDPLRDVLADYLAPGVSRDA
- a CDS encoding type IV pilus modification PilV family protein translates to MSVLRNRRGWNLIETVVALSLLATAVVGITKYVATARRNQQSNWQWWYCQVSSDNVAARLQKIPFEKLNSDVASWPSIEKSLPDNYELAIEVREFEAAEVQGKQITVRVSDASKQMTRTSDLWRFKEEDQ